A single window of Sphaerodactylus townsendi isolate TG3544 linkage group LG05, MPM_Stown_v2.3, whole genome shotgun sequence DNA harbors:
- the LOC125433183 gene encoding translocating chain-associated membrane protein 1-like: MGLRKKNKSPPVLSHEFVIQNHADAVSCLALCLLLGLMFEVTARYAIMFVTVQYNVTYAADDRPEPVHFYEYGLKDLATIFFYMLIAIILHAVIQEYILDKINRRLHLSKTKHSKFNESGQLAFFYLFSFVWGSSILSAEEFTTNPTLLWKDYPHSRMFFQVKFFYICQIAYWLHALPELYFQKIRKEDIPRQLHYVCLYIVHISGAYILNLQRLGLILLVPHYLVELIFHASRLFYFSDENKQKGFTLWALLFVMARLLTLTLSVLTFGFGLARAENPGFSIAEGNYNILTIRIGCLAAICLTQAWMMWKFINFQLKKWREHVQNQIPKKKAPNTKSKPAKKELSRANFANGAVKFEEGMSPRKRKSKVL, encoded by the exons ATGGGGCTCCGGAAGAAGAATAAGAGCCCCCCAGTACTGAGCCACGAGTTCGTCATCCAGAACCACGCGGACGCCGTGTCTTGCCTCgccctctgcctcctcctgggGCTCATGTTCGAG GTTACAGCCAGATATGCCATCATGTTTGTTACAGTTCAATACAATGTTACATATGCTGCAG ATGACAGGCCTGAGCCAGTTCATTTCTATGAGTATGGTCTGAAAGACCTGGCCACCATCTTTTTCTACATGCTTATAGCTATTATTCTGCATGCAGTGATTCAAGAGTACATACTAGAT aaaATTAATAGACGTCTCCACTTGTCAAAAACAAAGCATAGCAAATTCAACGAATCAGGGCAACTAGCATTTTTCTACTTGTTTTCATTTGTCTGGGGATCAAGCATTTTGTCTGCA GAAGAATTCACAACAAACCcaactctgttgtggaaagaTTACCCTCATTCTCGAATGTT cTTTCAGGTAAAATTCTTCTATATCTGCCAGATTGCCTATTGGCTTCATGCACTGCCAGAACTCTACTTCCAAAAAATTAGAAAG GAAGATATTCCCAGACAGTTGCACTATGTCTGCCTTTATATTGTCCATATATCTGGTGCCTATATATTGAA CCTTCAGCGTTTGGGGCTAATTTTGCTGGTGCCTCATTACCTTGTGGAACTGATTTTTCATGCCTCGCGTCTTTTCTACTTCAGTGATGAGAATAAACAAAAAGG ATTTACTCTTTGGGCTCTACTGTTCGTAATGGCTCGTCTCCTGACCTTAACTTTGTCAGTTCTCACATTTGGATTTGGTCTGGCAAGAGCAGAAAATCCTGGCTTTTCTATAGCGGAAGGAAACTACAACATACTTACCATTAG AATTGGCTGTCTGGCGGCAATATGTTTGACACAAGCTTGGATGATGTGGAAATTCATTAACTTCCAATTAAAGAAATGGAGGGAACATGTGCAGAATCAAATTCCTAAGAAGAAGGCACCCAATACAAAGAGTAAACCAGCAAAAAAGGAACTAAGTAGAG CTAACTTTGCCAATGGAGCAGTGAAATTTGAAGAGGGCATGTCACCCAGAAAGAGGAAATCAAAAGTTTTGTGA